The sequence below is a genomic window from Silene latifolia isolate original U9 population chromosome 7, ASM4854445v1, whole genome shotgun sequence.
TAGTTTTTGTTTTAGAAGGAAAAATGAAATGTCATTACTGATTTTGGCTAGACTGATCAGAGCCATCATATTCCTTTTATTTTTCTTGCTAGTTAAAATCTATattgttgattttttttgtttttttatcatTATTGTGGCCGAACTGATCAAGCCATTATATTATGATTTtcattgttttattaattttcggAATTAATGTGTGCATTGTAGCTGACAAGCTGTGTTAATATTTTGTGATATTGTATCTTATATTTGTTGTGATGTCCTATATGTGCTTCGTGCAGCCAAAACAAAATGTCATCAGAGGAGCACATTCAACAAGCAAGTGAGCTTCCGAAGTTGACATATCGTGAGAAACGAAGGCTTGATCAAGCAGAGCTTCGAAGTCTATTTCCTAACCGCAAAAGGCGTGGCCCAACAAGAGGTTTAAAATATGCTTCAAAAAGGGCAAGAAATCCTGAAGAGAAGATTACGGTGACATTCATGGATTCTGTCCGGCGTGTTGTTGGCGATAAGGCGGCTGAATTCATATCGGATTGCAGCAATTGGGTTGAGGAGTTTTGTCCCTTAAATACGGTGTATGTTCatctaatttaattatttagtgTCTAGTTTCATATAATGTATTATACATATGAATCCATTTGTTTTCATGAATTTACTTTTTTAATGGTAGGAATTGGGCTCAAATGAATCCGGacaaaaaaaaattactgtaCTCCAAAATCTTTGTAAGTAACTACAATTATGACAGGTTCATATTCATTTTCCATGCTTTTTTATGATGCTTTTTGAGTATTTGCAGGGAAAGTACAACTTACCTGAAACAGTTGATGACAAGCCTGTGGTTGACTCTTTGAGCTTTCAATGCTCAACGTTATATAGACATTGGCGATTTCGGCTCAAGGAACGGTACTTCAGAGGCAAAACATTAGCACAAGCGAAGGATAGCAGGCCGTTGACAGTGGACAAAGAAGAATGGGACTGGTTGGTTTTCGAGTATTGGGGTAGTGATAAGCAAAAGGTAATGGTATATGTTTTTGTTAGTAAACTGAGGAGTGAACTTTTAACATTTTTTTGAaatgtatttagatcgagttttAACTTATCTATGAATTACAGGAAAGAAGCAAGACTAACACTACTAATAAACTGAAGCAATCTGACATACCAGCTAATGGTTCAAGGTCTACGGCTAGAATTTTCTATGACATGGTATGTATCCGATTTTTTTTTCTAGTACAATTCTGGGGTTTTGTTATTGTACGATTAAGTTAAAGATGTATTGCGCATCTAGCCCAAATCAGTCCATAACTCAATTGTACCACCACGCACCACCAGTTCAATCACCATGGCAGCCACCATTCACCAATAAATTCCCATCAACAATTCATACCTCCATCATTTTCGACCTCCATCCTTCAATCATTATCACCCATCTCACcgcaaccaccaccactaccacaaaTGCCCCCATTACCACCATCAATTTCGCCATCTTTGACTCGGAATCGAAACTGAGCTTTTTTATGAAGTTTTGCTCTCTATGCCGGTACCCCGGCAGTCGACACCCCCCACCGGTAGGCACAACATCAAATTTTCCTCCTTTTGTTGAAGATCTCGCTACCGGTCATGAccccggcagccggcctaccggcaTACGACTCACAATCAACAAATCTCGCATCAATCTTGCTGCTCTCTACCGGCGGCCCTTCTGCCGGCTCACCGGTACGCACCAAATTGCTCCCCTTTATTGATTGTTCTCGCTACCGGTGCCCTGGCCGGCGGCCCGCTTGCCGGCAGGAGGCCATCTGCTCGTTTTGTCCTTCAATTCAATTGTGTCAATGTTGGTTTTGTTTTGGTCTATTATTTTGGTTTTGTATTATTAGGTTTATTTCTAGtagtattattataattattattattattattattggtgatACTCTTATTAGACTAGTATATAAGGAACACTACACACACATTAGAATGGACACTACCAATTTACCTTAGAAATGAGATTAGAAAATTAGATTAGTTCATTCTCCTCTCaaatattgtagaaccctaatatttcctctctcattttcattcaataaaaagtaatctttccttaattattagtttaattattctCTAGTTTATGCTAGTTCTTCATTTTCTTATTAGTATACAATTAGTCATTTGGGTTGTATTTCGGAAAcaagaagaaattcattcttccattattgtCCAAGCTTGTTcatttcctctttgttggtacaattctcatcttttgtttacatttacttcaattgtttacatttcttatgttgtttaatcattattcatctaaagtagtaatctttatcatgtttacaatgtttacttgtgttttgttgcaatttattgttgaattctcacccatgaacatgtgtgagtagtctaatctagggtctagggggaatttgggtaattaaggggaggaatttgggttgttaaccttttgaattgggtgattatgtggtttctactcttaatgcatttgaagtgtttgtggaaatgcctcaatgaaaattggacatttcattaacatgtttggctaaccttggtgcattgtgctattagatagttttagaagtgcttatcgatgagttttaatgaaagttagaacatctctttgatgcattcgatccgtcttggtgctcatgctattgggtagtctttatgctttatttgtagctatttcatctcgatcaagtgacaacttattgaggagcttaaggtgactaagaaattagttttaaacccttgaccactattattacccttctcttgttagaccttgtttctccccctaattgccctttgtgaacccaaagaccttagcctccccttattaattaaaaaacaatttcatttagtttaaatTTTATACCTTATTGCATCTTAGTTTACAGTTTAATCAACCTCTACTTTTGTTTGACTAAAATAGGATTTGAAACGGACTAACTatacacccccgccatctttgtgttcgacacccgaataaatactacttttaatTGGGTTTATAAATTATAATTTTGATTGGGAAGTGACGACAAATCCCTACATCAAAGGTGAGAAACGCTCTCAAGGAACACAGGTTCCTTAAGACAAGAGATAAACTGAaataaaacaaatagaaaaatgcgtcgcctccccggcaacggcgccaaaatttgacaggctaatcgtatacctatcaaagataaccaactggtctctaactaatatagctagggaagtcgggatcgtatccataGAGAGGCTGTTTACAATTCTAAATGTCAATTCAAGTCCGTCTAAGTCAcaaattgggggtttgaaatggGTTTGTCTAATAACTAAGGTAGCAAACAAAAGAAAGTAAATATAAACGATTTCAAAtaagagagaaacagctaggatggtcggttcaccgcGGTCTACAACGATCTAAGGTAAGGTCAACGGTCAGCAATAAACGGTCTGAAGGGTACTgaacaggtcctctcggtccactgttTGCCCTAGAATTCTAATGTAGCTCTCGCCCTAACTAGAGTGTCCTATTGTTCATAGCAAGTCTTCGccttttccaatctctcgatccaggTAAAGGTCTAACAAGATGGTTAATTAATTATGTGCACTTAACTAATCGAACCGCTATAAGATGCTACGATTAACAATTCAGACGGAGTAAATAGCTAGACCTAAAACTCTAACATATTTTGTCATAGAACcgcgaatcccctaaatcctagcacaagagaattagctactcataactaaatGAAGAACAACAATCAAAATAAAAAAGACAACTAAAGATTGCATGATGGAATTAAATAAATATTCAATTGGCATAAAACAGAATTACCAAGAACAAGAAAAGAACAACAATAAAAATTAAAGCAAGGTAAACGAAGAACGATTGAAATTACCGAGATTAAAAGGAAAGAATTACAGGTTCAGATCCGAAATTCCAAGAGGAAAAGTAACGTATTACTGTGTTTTTGCAAAAGTAAAAGATAACCTAAAAAAGTTCTCAGCCTTTGTTTATATAGAATTAGCTGATAATTATTAATTAAACGACTAATGGGCCAAAATAAAAACTAAGCAAACACAGCCTGGTaagaaaaatagtcgatcgatcAGAATTTCAGTCGATCAACCactatttccagtcgatcgaccactttttccagtcgatcgaccactttttccagtcgatcgacttttctagGTGAACAGCAGCGTCAATCATCACTTAATCATGCTTCCTTTCGTCTTCACGCATTCCAAGATGATCATTCCCGAGCCTGACTTCACTAGTATCTATAATACAACTCCGGGGACGGGTTTTGGCTTGTTTAACACTCCTTTCGGGTCCATATCTGCACGAaatacaaaataacccaaagtagccgaTTCATGGGAGAATAGTAGCCAGTCGCTACTAAATAAGCataaaaatgcgtgcaaatgagtaAAGTAAATGTATGAAATAGGCACGCATCAGAGCcgtttataacttcggactctGTACCTtaatttggattcaatgttatagtaacatcacctataacattgggTTGGGAATCCTTATTTTGAGACAATGTTATAGTATAATCAACTATAATTTTGGTTTTCTCTTTCTTGTCCTTTGAAGaatgatcaagttcatcacttattCCTCCAATCTCATTATCTTCCAATTCTAATTCTGGGGGATCATCTCTAGAAAGATGAAAGTCAGGTtcgtccaagtcttcttcctcatcctgtaagggcttatcaaacacgttatcttcatcaaaaataacgtgaatACTTTCCTCAAtacaaagtgttcttttattgaagaccttgTAAGCCATGCTATGATCAGAATACCCTATAAAAatagcctcatcacttctagggtcgaacttacttaacctattattaccattgttgtgaacaaagcacTTACTCCCAAAgtaacgaagatgggagatattaggtttgcgacctcttagaagttcataaggagttttcttaaggataggtcttatcatagcacgattatggatataacacgaagtactaatagcttcagcccaaaagttacgaggtagaccactacataaaagcattgtacgagccatatcttctagtgttctattcatacgttaaACGACACCTTTTTGTTGTGGAGTTCTTGGTGcggaaaagttatgtcctacaccattaactctacagtATTCTATgaaggcttgattatcaaattcaatggcatgatccgtacgaatagacacaaggttagtcttatatttattttgaacaagttttataagacaatcaaattcatcaaaggtctcatcttttgaatgaaggaagataggccatacataccttgagtagtcatctacgaggacaaagACATACATGGATCCTCCTCgacttcttaccttcataggaccacaAAGATCCATGTGTACCAATTCCAAAGCATGATTTGTacttactactcttttcggtttgaaAGATAATCTCACTTGTTTGCACCtggcacacgtgtcacac
It includes:
- the LOC141590314 gene encoding uncharacterized protein LOC141590314 encodes the protein MSSEEHIQQASELPKLTYREKRRLDQAELRSLFPNRKRRGPTRGLKYASKRARNPEEKITVTFMDSVRRVVGDKAAEFISDCSNWVEEFCPLNTVNWAQMNPDKKKLLYSKIFGKYNLPETVDDKPVVDSLSFQCSTLYRHWRFRLKERYFRGKTLAQAKDSRPLTVDKEEWDWLVFEYWGSDKQKERSKTNTTNKLKQSDIPANGSRSTARIFYDMPKSVHNSIVPPRTTSSITMAATIHQ